Proteins encoded within one genomic window of Thunnus maccoyii chromosome 22, fThuMac1.1, whole genome shotgun sequence:
- the LOC121889434 gene encoding type-2 ice-structuring protein-like isoform X1: MKMLTVAALICTIMALTIADAPPEAKIQNDQTAEADLVKRIFWCSYGWKKINGRCFRYVPTRLRWVDAEKTCQAMGGNLASVHTYGEYHKIQMMIIGASHVYRPVWIGGSDAQQENVWLWSNGRQFNYRNWCYGQPNNFKGKQNCLTMNSPVTARRCWNDDFCYRRKPSVCVKNRW, encoded by the exons ATGAAGATGCTGACTGTGGCTGCACTCATTTGTACCATTATGGCTCTGACTATAGCTGATG CTCCTCCAGAAgccaaaatccaaaatgacCAAACGG CAGAGGCAGACCTGGTCAAAAGGATTTTTTGGTGTTCCTATGGTTGGAAAAAGATCAATGGCCGCTGCTTCCGCTACGTTCCAACACGATTGCGTTGGGTTGACGCTGAG AAAACCTGCCAGGCCATGGGTGGAAACCTTGCATCGGTACATACCTATGGGGAGTACCATAAGATTCAGATGATGATAATTGGTGCCAGTCACGTGTATAGACCGGTATGGATTGGAGGCTCTGATGCACAACag GAGAATGTTTGGCTGTGGAGTAATGGGAGGCAATTCAACTATCGGAACTGGTGTTATGGACAACCCAATAACTTCAAGGGCAAGCAGAACTGTTTAACAATGAATTCTCCAG TTACAGCTCGAAGGTGCTGGAATGACGATTTCTGCTACAGAAGAAAACCATCTGTCTGTGTCAAGAACCGCTGGTGA
- the LOC121889434 gene encoding type-2 ice-structuring protein-like isoform X2, producing MKMLTVAALICTIMALTIADAPPEAKIQNDQTEADLVKRIFWCSYGWKKINGRCFRYVPTRLRWVDAEKTCQAMGGNLASVHTYGEYHKIQMMIIGASHVYRPVWIGGSDAQQENVWLWSNGRQFNYRNWCYGQPNNFKGKQNCLTMNSPVTARRCWNDDFCYRRKPSVCVKNRW from the exons ATGAAGATGCTGACTGTGGCTGCACTCATTTGTACCATTATGGCTCTGACTATAGCTGATG CTCCTCCAGAAgccaaaatccaaaatgacCAAACGG AGGCAGACCTGGTCAAAAGGATTTTTTGGTGTTCCTATGGTTGGAAAAAGATCAATGGCCGCTGCTTCCGCTACGTTCCAACACGATTGCGTTGGGTTGACGCTGAG AAAACCTGCCAGGCCATGGGTGGAAACCTTGCATCGGTACATACCTATGGGGAGTACCATAAGATTCAGATGATGATAATTGGTGCCAGTCACGTGTATAGACCGGTATGGATTGGAGGCTCTGATGCACAACag GAGAATGTTTGGCTGTGGAGTAATGGGAGGCAATTCAACTATCGGAACTGGTGTTATGGACAACCCAATAACTTCAAGGGCAAGCAGAACTGTTTAACAATGAATTCTCCAG TTACAGCTCGAAGGTGCTGGAATGACGATTTCTGCTACAGAAGAAAACCATCTGTCTGTGTCAAGAACCGCTGGTGA